In a genomic window of Aggregatimonas sangjinii:
- a CDS encoding sensor histidine kinase, translated as MEKTKLLEDRLNDRARLVLKVNYFTSICSLIFAAICIFALDITIVIPYVFLAFGILNLLNTVLYKFHNKLTLTYNIVSIMTLAGATTITLYSGGINSPFIFVLALIVVAGYITTKAYGAIYLNLNLLIILLIYSQSIADFSFVTNVVPEQSKNLFALLSVLFSVYLLGGVFGKNLLNAHHNLYKTKAELEGKIVEKETLLKEVHHRVKNNLQTVSSLLSMQARNTEDSVVKSLFKSSQNRVISMAMVHEMLYMREDISKIEYRSYVQDLAEYLIRSIKGTSSNITLDIDIPDVKLNIDTAIPLGLLINEAVTNALKYGIVDDRKGEIFIKLRKDENEGYLLNIGDNGHGFSETITYKNSKSLGLKLIHNLARQLRGSIMRDLTKKGTHYIVKFKEIQEQIPSVA; from the coding sequence ATGGAAAAGACCAAATTATTGGAAGATAGGTTAAATGATAGGGCGCGTTTGGTATTAAAAGTGAACTATTTTACCTCTATCTGCTCCCTTATCTTCGCCGCAATCTGCATTTTCGCGCTTGATATAACAATAGTTATTCCTTATGTATTTCTCGCCTTTGGAATTCTGAACCTATTGAATACCGTACTCTATAAGTTCCACAATAAACTAACCCTTACGTACAACATCGTCTCTATTATGACCTTGGCCGGAGCAACCACGATTACGCTTTACAGCGGAGGTATCAACAGCCCGTTTATTTTTGTGCTCGCGTTGATCGTTGTTGCCGGCTACATTACCACGAAAGCCTATGGCGCAATATACTTGAATTTGAACCTACTGATCATTTTGCTGATTTACTCTCAAAGTATAGCCGATTTCAGTTTTGTGACCAATGTGGTTCCAGAACAATCAAAAAACCTTTTTGCCCTTTTGAGCGTACTTTTCTCGGTATACCTTCTCGGCGGTGTTTTCGGGAAAAACCTATTGAACGCCCATCATAACCTCTACAAAACAAAAGCGGAGTTAGAAGGTAAAATCGTAGAAAAAGAAACCCTTCTGAAAGAAGTACATCACAGAGTCAAAAACAACTTACAAACCGTATCCAGCCTATTGAGTATGCAAGCACGTAATACCGAGGATAGCGTGGTAAAAAGCCTGTTCAAAAGCAGTCAAAACCGGGTCATTTCTATGGCAATGGTTCATGAAATGCTATATATGAGGGAAGATATCTCAAAAATCGAATACCGATCCTACGTACAGGATCTTGCCGAATATTTGATTCGATCCATCAAGGGCACCAGCAGTAATATTACCTTGGATATCGACATCCCCGATGTGAAACTCAATATCGACACCGCCATACCGCTGGGTCTACTCATCAATGAAGCGGTAACCAACGCATTAAAGTACGGCATTGTAGACGATAGGAAAGGTGAGATTTTTATTAAGTTGCGAAAGGATGAAAATGAAGGTTACCTTTTGAATATCGGCGATAATGGTCATGGCTTTTCCGAGACCATCACCTATAAAAATTCAAAATCACTTGGTTTAAAATTAATTCATAACCTTGCACGCCAGCTTCGCGGATCTATAATGCGCGATCTTACCAAAAAGGGAACCCACTACATTGTAAAGTTCAAGGAAATTCAAGAGCAAATTCCAT